A region of Pseudarthrobacter sp. NIBRBAC000502770 DNA encodes the following proteins:
- the cysD gene encoding sulfate adenylyltransferase subunit CysD, whose amino-acid sequence MSTSLTEETQVTDAAVSTRLSSLDTLESEAIHIIREVVAEFEKPALLFSGGKDSVVMLHLATKAFWPGKVPFPVLHVDTGHNFPEVIDFRDRTVERLGLKLVVGSVQEFIDRGELAERADGTRNPLQTVPLLDAIQQNKFDAVFGGGRRDEDKARAKERILSLRDEFGQWDPRNQRPELWNLYNGRHTVGQHVRAFPISNWTELDIWRYIERENIELPGLYYAHEREVFARDGMWRAVGEVSQPRPDEAVITKTVRYRTVGDMSCTGAVESNAFTVSDVVVEVAASTLTERGATRADDRISEAAMEDRKKDGYF is encoded by the coding sequence ATGAGCACTTCACTAACCGAGGAGACCCAGGTGACTGACGCCGCCGTATCCACGCGCCTGTCCAGCCTGGACACCCTCGAGTCCGAGGCCATCCACATCATCCGCGAGGTTGTTGCCGAGTTCGAGAAGCCCGCGCTGCTGTTCTCCGGCGGCAAGGACTCCGTGGTGATGCTGCACCTGGCCACCAAGGCCTTCTGGCCGGGCAAGGTACCCTTCCCCGTGCTGCACGTGGACACCGGCCACAACTTCCCCGAGGTCATCGACTTCCGCGACCGCACGGTTGAGCGCCTCGGCCTGAAGCTCGTGGTCGGTTCCGTCCAGGAGTTCATCGACCGCGGCGAGCTGGCAGAGCGCGCCGACGGCACCCGCAACCCGCTGCAGACCGTCCCGCTGCTGGACGCCATCCAGCAGAACAAGTTCGACGCCGTCTTCGGCGGCGGCCGCCGCGACGAGGACAAGGCCCGCGCCAAGGAGCGCATCCTGAGCCTCCGCGACGAGTTCGGCCAGTGGGATCCGCGCAACCAGCGCCCCGAACTGTGGAACCTCTACAACGGCCGGCACACCGTGGGCCAGCACGTCCGTGCGTTCCCCATCAGCAACTGGACCGAGCTGGACATCTGGCGCTACATCGAGCGCGAAAACATCGAACTGCCCGGCCTGTACTACGCCCACGAGCGCGAGGTCTTCGCCCGCGACGGCATGTGGCGCGCAGTGGGAGAAGTGTCCCAGCCGCGCCCCGATGAGGCCGTCATCACCAAGACCGTCCGCTACCGCACCGTGGGGGACATGTCCTGCACCGGCGCCGTGGAGTCGAACGCGTTCACCGTGTCCGACGTGGTGGTTGAAGTTGCCGCTTCCACCCTGACCGAACGTGGCGCCACCCGCGCAGATGACCGCATCTCCGAGGCCGCCATGGAAGACCGCAAGAAGGATGGGTACTTCTAA
- a CDS encoding phosphoadenylyl-sulfate reductase: MAKHQAPAPSKRPVEELKALAEAGAAELGWDAPARDVIAWVERNFDLPAVAVACSMADAVLPALVADQMPGVDVLFLETGYHFPETYATRDEVAANLRVNVVDVLPENTVEQQDRLLGKDLFARDAAQCCALRKVAPLQRTLAGYELWFTGVRRDEAPTRTNTPLVTWDEKNGLVKVNPMAAWTFDQLVQYSDDNLLPVNPLLSQGYPSIGCQPCTRKVAPGEDPRAGRWAGSDKTECGLHV, translated from the coding sequence ATGGCAAAACACCAGGCACCCGCCCCTTCCAAGCGTCCCGTGGAGGAGCTCAAGGCCCTTGCTGAAGCCGGCGCGGCTGAGCTCGGCTGGGACGCACCCGCCCGCGACGTGATCGCCTGGGTGGAGCGCAACTTCGACCTGCCCGCGGTCGCCGTCGCCTGTTCCATGGCCGACGCCGTCCTGCCGGCACTCGTCGCGGACCAGATGCCCGGCGTCGACGTCCTGTTCCTGGAGACCGGCTACCACTTCCCGGAAACCTACGCCACGCGCGACGAAGTGGCAGCGAACCTCCGCGTCAACGTGGTGGACGTCCTCCCCGAGAACACCGTGGAACAGCAGGACCGGCTCCTGGGCAAGGACCTCTTTGCCCGTGACGCCGCCCAGTGCTGCGCCCTCCGCAAAGTGGCTCCGCTGCAGCGCACCCTGGCCGGCTACGAACTCTGGTTCACCGGTGTCCGCCGCGACGAAGCTCCCACCCGCACCAACACGCCGCTGGTCACCTGGGACGAGAAGAACGGCCTGGTCAAGGTCAACCCCATGGCTGCCTGGACGTTCGACCAGCTGGTCCAGTACTCGGACGACAACCTTTTGCCCGTCAACCCGCTCCTTTCCCAGGGTTACCCCTCCATTGGCTGCCAGCCCTGCACCCGCAAGGTAGCGCCCGGCGAAGACCCCCGCGCCGGCCGCTGGGCAGGTTCCGACAAGACAGAATGCGGACTTCACGTATGA